A single genomic interval of Thermosipho japonicus harbors:
- the secF gene encoding protein translocase subunit SecF translates to MIDFVGKRKIFIVISLILVVASLISIFTKGFNFGVEFLGGSEIILKVNAEVSESDVRQIIKNLAPEFENARITQIKSVDDPKGISKFSIVVSPKDENGELKVYTGEEKSVLSQKIVEAFKNNNYTAEVIGFNETSGYAAQEIKNLTWKAIVFTLLALLIYITLRFQFVFGVGAVVALIHDVIITLGFYSFFNYELNVAAVAAVLTLIGYSLNDTIVVYDRIRENLRRSRGSTIETLVNNSINQVIKRTINTSLTTFIVIFILLLFSGNSIKPFAFGMTIGTIVGTYSSLYIASPIVIRWIKK, encoded by the coding sequence ATGATTGATTTCGTTGGAAAAAGAAAAATATTTATAGTAATTTCACTAATTTTAGTAGTGGCATCTCTGATAAGTATTTTTACTAAAGGTTTTAACTTTGGTGTTGAATTTTTAGGTGGCTCGGAAATAATTTTAAAAGTAAATGCAGAAGTTAGTGAATCAGACGTTAGACAAATAATAAAGAACCTGGCACCTGAGTTTGAAAATGCCAGAATTACCCAAATAAAAAGCGTTGATGATCCAAAAGGAATTTCTAAGTTTTCAATTGTAGTTTCACCAAAAGATGAAAATGGAGAATTAAAAGTTTACACTGGAGAAGAAAAATCTGTACTTAGCCAAAAAATAGTTGAAGCATTTAAGAATAATAATTATACAGCAGAGGTAATTGGATTTAACGAAACAAGTGGTTATGCAGCGCAAGAGATTAAGAATCTTACTTGGAAAGCAATTGTATTTACATTACTTGCACTTTTAATTTACATAACTTTAAGATTCCAGTTTGTCTTTGGTGTAGGTGCAGTAGTTGCATTGATACATGATGTTATCATAACTTTAGGATTTTATTCATTCTTTAACTATGAATTAAATGTTGCGGCAGTGGCAGCCGTTTTAACCTTGATAGGTTATTCTTTAAACGATACTATAGTTGTTTACGATAGAATCAGGGAAAATTTAAGAAGATCACGTGGTAGTACTATTGAAACATTGGTGAATAATAGTATTAATCAAGTTATTAAGAGAACTATAAATACATCCTTGACAACTTTCATAGTAATATTTATACTATTGTTGTTCTCAGGAAATAGTATAAAACCATTCGCGTTTGGTATGACAATCGGTACTATAGTTGGAACATATTCATCCCTATATATAGCAAGCCCAATTGTGATAAGATGGATAAAAAAGTGA
- the secD gene encoding protein translocase subunit SecD — translation MKDNKVRGIITLIVIALAFLSLLWPTSEGYKGLASLFSRIKLGLDISGGARIEYKVDIDKSVENPSQVAEDVWTVLRNRLDMANYTEAVVKQTFREENTFIIVEIPGATDTARAEQLIGSTGLLWFGQVIDSTTSDPNIDPNLINEAKREKAEWLLDREGKTWYLVKKEIANISNLKLVSPKIVEAIPQVDRNNVAGYVVTFKLDKQYADVFKRITEKLYVPEDLINQGGVAYQQALKKRLAIVLDDRVQFAGFVTAKITDGSALIKGNFTLDEAKQLAAILKSGALPARLEKVSSGWVAPLLGADIVSASLKAGIIGIILVLIYMIIFYGVMGIVADIALLYNTFLLLGILAATGSILTLPGIAGIILTIGTTVDGNIIIYERIKEEIRRGSSVKAAISTAFSKSFITLFDANLTTIIAGLFLYYFGTGTVKGFAITLIIGVLGSLFVNLVVSRFFLELFSGAIKVKGASKGGARA, via the coding sequence ATGAAAGATAACAAAGTTAGGGGAATTATTACACTTATCGTTATCGCACTTGCTTTTCTTTCGCTGCTCTGGCCAACAAGTGAAGGATACAAGGGACTTGCAAGTCTTTTCAGTAGAATAAAACTTGGACTTGACATAAGTGGTGGAGCCAGAATTGAATATAAAGTAGATATTGATAAATCAGTTGAGAATCCTTCACAAGTAGCAGAAGATGTTTGGACCGTTTTAAGAAACAGACTTGATATGGCAAATTATACGGAAGCGGTTGTAAAACAAACATTTCGTGAGGAAAATACATTTATAATTGTAGAAATTCCTGGAGCTACTGATACAGCCCGTGCAGAACAATTGATAGGTTCTACAGGACTTCTTTGGTTTGGTCAAGTTATTGATTCTACAACATCAGATCCAAATATTGATCCAAATCTTATAAATGAAGCAAAAAGGGAAAAGGCAGAATGGCTACTTGATAGAGAGGGCAAAACTTGGTACTTGGTAAAAAAGGAAATAGCAAATATTTCTAATTTGAAACTTGTTTCTCCAAAAATAGTAGAAGCAATTCCACAAGTTGATAGAAATAATGTTGCAGGTTATGTTGTAACATTCAAATTGGATAAGCAGTATGCAGACGTTTTTAAAAGAATTACGGAAAAATTATATGTTCCAGAAGACTTAATTAACCAAGGTGGTGTAGCATACCAGCAAGCTTTGAAAAAAAGACTTGCGATAGTTTTGGATGATAGAGTGCAATTTGCTGGGTTTGTTACAGCAAAAATTACAGATGGAAGTGCTTTAATTAAAGGTAATTTTACACTTGATGAAGCAAAACAACTTGCTGCTATATTAAAAAGTGGTGCGTTGCCAGCAAGACTTGAAAAGGTTTCATCTGGATGGGTTGCACCTCTTTTAGGAGCAGATATTGTTTCAGCTTCTCTCAAGGCAGGTATAATTGGAATTATATTAGTTTTAATCTACATGATAATATTCTATGGAGTAATGGGAATTGTAGCTGATATTGCACTTTTATATAATACTTTCTTATTACTTGGAATTTTAGCTGCAACTGGTTCAATACTTACATTACCTGGAATTGCAGGTATCATTTTGACAATTGGTACTACTGTCGATGGAAATATAATTATTTATGAAAGAATTAAGGAAGAGATCAGAAGAGGAAGTTCTGTAAAAGCAGCAATTTCAACTGCATTTTCAAAATCATTTATAACTTTGTTTGATGCTAATTTAACTACAATTATAGCTGGTTTGTTCTTGTATTATTTTGGTACAGGAACAGTGAAAGGTTTTGCTATAACGTTAATTATTGGTGTTCTTGGTAGTTTGTTTGTTAACCTTGTTGTTTCAAGATTTTTCCTTGAATTATTCTCTGGAGCAATTAAAGTTAAAGGTGCTAGCAAGGGAGGTGCCAGGGCATGA
- the yajC gene encoding preprotein translocase subunit YajC produces MANIVYSGVPDPSASTGGATAAAPSAAGGLFQMLFLLLIFFVMMYFLVILPQRKREKEFKKMISEIKRGDTIITSGGIVGKVIDVKKDTLKIKTSNTTELEVAKVYISKVLKNKNKTEENSKSSQEDNKE; encoded by the coding sequence ATGGCAAATATTGTTTATTCAGGTGTCCCTGATCCATCAGCAAGCACGGGTGGTGCAACAGCTGCTGCTCCAAGTGCTGCAGGTGGATTATTTCAAATGTTGTTTCTTTTATTGATCTTTTTTGTAATGATGTATTTTTTGGTAATTCTACCACAAAGAAAGCGTGAAAAAGAATTTAAAAAGATGATTTCTGAAATTAAGAGAGGAGATACAATTATAACCTCTGGTGGTATTGTTGGAAAAGTCATAGATGTAAAAAAAGACACTTTGAAAATAAAGACAAGTAATACTACCGAACTTGAAGTAGCAAAAGTATATATTTCAAAAGTTTTGAAAAATAAAAATAAAACAGAAGAAAATTCTAAATCTAGTCAAGAAGACAATAAAGAATAA